In Nicotiana tabacum cultivar K326 chromosome 17, ASM71507v2, whole genome shotgun sequence, one DNA window encodes the following:
- the LOC107794125 gene encoding organ-specific protein P4-like, with protein MKSHVALILLFSLVLYTSNSDARKDPGEYWRDVMKNEPMPEAIKHLMPRHSVPLSKEKTDCYTSSSVGGEAFEPRPNVSVYHDDAKLKEAEKSLFEPRPNVSSYHDDDAGLKQEKSFAQEFEPRPNVSVYHD; from the exons ATGAAATCGCATGTTGCTCTTATCCTGCTCTTTTCACTTGTCCTG TACACAAGCAACAGTGATGCAAGAAAAGACCCCGGAGAATATTGGAGAGATGTGATGAAAAATGAGCCAATGCCTGAAGCAATCAAACATCTTATGCCTCGGCATTCAGTTCCTCTCTCCAAAGAGAAAACGGATTGTTACACATCATCTTCTGTTGGAGGTGAAGCCTTTGAACCAAGGCCTAATGTATCTGTATACCACGATGACGCCAAGTTGAAAGAAGCTGAAAAATCATTATTCGAGCCAAGGCCTAATGTATCTAGTTATCATGATGATGATGCCGGTCTCAAACAAGAAAAGTCTTTTGCCCAAGAGTTTGAGCCTAGGCCAAATGTTTCGGTGTATCATGATTGA